In a genomic window of Myxococcales bacterium:
- a CDS encoding alpha/beta hydrolase, whose product MSLPPLPPSSTFEHAGRRIAYRTFGQGERAVVLTHGLLMDSRMYSALAPTLAARGYRVVTVDMLGHGDSAPVTDMTAHSMPAYGADVIALLDHLGVAQAVIGGTSLGANVALEAAAAAPERVRALFLEMPVLENGLAGAAALFVPLALALRVSQRTMRFASSLARRIPRTHFLVDVMLDFVRRDPATSLAILDGLTFGRTAPPADERRRMPHPAMVVGHPSDPIHPFSDADRTARELVRGRLVAADSMYEWRLRPTRLDTELIEFLREVWSEPQPVAGVLAAAGA is encoded by the coding sequence ATGTCGCTCCCACCGCTGCCTCCGTCGTCGACGTTCGAGCACGCCGGCCGTCGCATCGCGTACCGCACCTTCGGCCAGGGCGAGCGCGCGGTCGTGCTGACCCACGGCCTGCTCATGGACAGCCGGATGTACTCGGCCCTGGCGCCGACGCTCGCGGCGCGGGGCTACCGGGTCGTCACGGTCGACATGCTCGGCCACGGCGACTCGGCGCCGGTGACCGACATGACCGCGCACTCGATGCCGGCCTACGGCGCCGACGTGATCGCGCTGCTCGACCATCTGGGCGTGGCGCAGGCGGTGATCGGCGGCACCTCGCTGGGCGCCAACGTCGCGCTCGAGGCCGCGGCGGCCGCGCCCGAGCGCGTGCGGGCGCTGTTCCTCGAGATGCCGGTGCTCGAGAACGGCCTGGCCGGGGCCGCGGCGCTGTTCGTGCCGCTGGCGCTGGCGCTGCGGGTCAGCCAGCGCACGATGCGGTTCGCCAGCAGCCTGGCGCGGCGGATCCCGCGCACGCACTTCCTCGTCGACGTGATGCTCGACTTCGTGCGGCGCGATCCCGCCACGTCGCTGGCGATCCTCGACGGCCTGACCTTCGGCCGGACCGCGCCCCCGGCCGACGAGCGCCGGCGCATGCCGCACCCGGCGATGGTGGTCGGCCACCCCTCCGATCCGATCCACCCGTTCTCGGACGCTGATCGCACCGCGCGCGAGCTGGTGCGCGGGCGCCTGGTCGCGGCCGACTCGATGTACGAGTGGCGGCTGCGCCCGACCCGCCTCGACACCGAGCTGATCGAGTTCCTGCGCGAGGTGTGGAGCGAGCCGCAGCCGGTCGCCGGTGTGCTGGCGGCCGCCGGCGCGTAG
- a CDS encoding ABC transporter ATP-binding protein, whose amino-acid sequence MTTVLATRDLCKRYRGRTVVDHVTLTVERGDVYGFLGPNGAGKSTTLRMLMGLVRPSAGQVELFGRPPSDRRVLARVGAIVESPSLYGYLTGRENLRMLADLSGGVAAARMDEVLERVDLRDRADDPVRIYSHGMKQRLAIAAALLPRPELIILDEPTNGLDPMGIRAMRELVRSLAADDGLTIVLSSHLLVEVEQVCNRAAIIVRGRKRWEGAVAELLAGRQRVRLRARPLARALAVAVDLGGTAVEVATEPGLAHVGGVEPAALVARLVAAGIEVDEVAAESPTLEEVFVSVVGAAEAA is encoded by the coding sequence GTGACCACGGTCCTCGCGACCCGCGACCTGTGCAAGCGCTACCGTGGTCGCACCGTGGTCGACCACGTCACGCTCACGGTCGAGCGCGGCGACGTCTACGGCTTCCTCGGGCCCAACGGCGCCGGCAAGAGCACGACCCTGCGCATGCTGATGGGCCTGGTCCGGCCCAGCGCCGGCCAGGTCGAGCTGTTCGGGCGGCCGCCGAGCGATCGCCGGGTGCTGGCCCGGGTCGGCGCGATCGTCGAGTCGCCGTCGCTGTACGGCTACCTGACCGGGCGCGAGAACCTGCGGATGCTCGCTGACCTCTCGGGCGGCGTCGCCGCGGCCCGCATGGACGAGGTGCTCGAGCGCGTCGACCTGCGCGATCGCGCCGACGATCCGGTGCGCATCTACTCGCACGGGATGAAGCAGCGCCTGGCGATCGCGGCGGCGCTCTTGCCGCGGCCCGAGCTGATCATCCTCGACGAGCCGACCAACGGCCTCGACCCGATGGGCATCCGGGCGATGCGCGAGCTGGTCCGCAGCCTGGCCGCCGACGACGGCCTGACGATCGTGCTGTCGAGCCACCTGCTGGTCGAGGTCGAGCAGGTCTGCAACCGCGCGGCGATCATCGTGCGCGGGCGCAAGCGCTGGGAGGGCGCGGTCGCCGAGCTGCTGGCCGGGCGTCAGCGGGTGCGGCTGCGGGCCCGGCCGCTCGCGCGCGCCCTGGCGGTGGCGGTCGACCTCGGCGGCACCGCGGTGGAGGTCGCGACCGAGCCCGGCCTGGCCCACGTCGGCGGGGTCGAGCCGGCGGCGCTGGTGGCCCGCCTGGTCGCGGCCGGGATCGAGGTCGACGAGGTCGCGGCCGAGTCGCCGACGCTCGAAGAGGTGTTCGTCTCGGTGGTCGGCGCCGCGGAGGCCGCGTGA
- a CDS encoding VWA domain-containing protein: MSRHLTITSTLVLAVAACGPTASGPSGDDDDTVDAARAIDAGFDDDGGTVDDGCAKIDILFVIDNSGSMAQEQANRAANFPQFISVIEQSGLDYRVAVTTTGMDYAYTQEAIPGFPLPMSQDGGDNGAMLRPGGCTLPRRWIELGDPDPATLFACAANVGTSGPSDEMPLAAMRAAFDERIADGTNAGFRREDALLAVVILTDENDCSYEQPVTLGFAQSLCDAQQEPVANYAAFLDGFTGDRGRWAAAVIAGPGPGACSSSFGDADYAARLDQFVGLAGPSNGVLSSICAGDLTLGLTEALELFDTACQNFPPIGRVVPR, encoded by the coding sequence ATGTCGCGACACCTCACGATCACCTCGACCTTGGTCCTCGCCGTCGCCGCGTGCGGCCCCACCGCGTCCGGCCCGTCGGGCGACGACGACGACACCGTCGACGCCGCCCGCGCCATCGACGCCGGCTTCGACGACGACGGCGGCACCGTCGACGACGGCTGCGCCAAGATCGACATCCTGTTCGTCATCGACAACTCGGGGTCGATGGCGCAGGAGCAGGCGAACCGGGCCGCCAACTTCCCGCAGTTCATCTCGGTGATCGAGCAGTCGGGCCTGGACTACCGGGTCGCGGTCACGACGACCGGCATGGACTACGCGTACACCCAGGAGGCCATCCCGGGCTTCCCGCTGCCGATGAGCCAGGACGGCGGCGATAACGGCGCGATGCTCCGGCCCGGCGGCTGCACCCTGCCGCGCCGCTGGATCGAGCTGGGCGATCCCGACCCGGCGACGCTGTTCGCGTGCGCGGCCAACGTCGGCACCAGCGGGCCCTCGGACGAGATGCCGCTGGCGGCGATGCGGGCGGCCTTCGACGAGCGGATCGCCGACGGCACCAACGCCGGGTTCCGGCGCGAGGACGCGCTCTTGGCGGTGGTGATCCTGACCGACGAGAACGACTGCAGCTACGAGCAGCCGGTCACGCTCGGGTTCGCCCAGTCGCTGTGCGACGCGCAGCAGGAGCCGGTCGCGAACTACGCCGCGTTCCTCGACGGGTTCACCGGCGATCGCGGGCGCTGGGCCGCGGCGGTGATCGCGGGCCCCGGGCCAGGCGCGTGCAGCTCGAGCTTCGGTGACGCCGACTACGCCGCGCGCCTCGATCAGTTCGTCGGTCTGGCGGGCCCATCGAACGGCGTGCTGTCATCGATCTGCGCCGGCGATCTGACGCTGGGGCTGACCGAGGCCCTCGAGCTGTTCGACACCGCGTGCCAGAACTTCCCGCCGATCGGCCGCGTCGTCCCGCGCTGA
- a CDS encoding dihydrofolate reductase gives MTVVRPFACVVAADLDGGIGKDNDLPWPRLSTDLRTFKRVTSAAAPGQTNALVMGRLTWDSVPPTLRPLPGRQNVVVSRALAAAPDGVWLARSLDEALARTSADPGIDRVFVIGGGQIYAQAFAHPACAEVVLTRLQARYQCDTFIPPLPVDFVLAEVLAPEVHEAGISYAIERWVRPAA, from the coding sequence GTGACCGTCGTCCGGCCGTTCGCGTGCGTCGTCGCCGCCGATCTCGACGGAGGCATCGGCAAGGACAACGACCTGCCGTGGCCGCGCCTGTCGACCGACCTGCGGACCTTCAAGCGGGTGACCTCGGCCGCCGCGCCGGGGCAGACCAACGCGCTGGTCATGGGCCGCCTGACCTGGGACTCGGTCCCGCCGACGCTGCGGCCGCTGCCGGGGCGCCAAAACGTGGTCGTGTCCCGGGCGCTGGCGGCGGCGCCGGACGGCGTGTGGCTGGCGCGCTCGCTCGACGAGGCCCTGGCGCGGACCAGCGCCGATCCCGGCATCGATCGGGTGTTCGTGATCGGCGGCGGTCAGATCTACGCGCAGGCGTTCGCGCACCCGGCCTGCGCCGAGGTCGTCCTGACCCGGCTGCAGGCGCGGTATCAGTGCGACACCTTCATCCCGCCGCTGCCGGTCGACTTCGTCCTGGCCGAGGTCCTGGCGCCGGAGGTCCACGAGGCCGGCATCAGCTACGCGATCGAGCGCTGGGTGCGGCCCGCGGCCTGA
- a CDS encoding RNA-binding protein yields the protein MGTKLYVGNLNYNTNEESLRQLFGSNGREVASVSVIMDRETGRSRGFAFVEMATAEFAEQALKELDGADLDGRALRINEARERDARGPRSFGGPPGGGGGGGSYTPRPPGGGYTPRPPGAGFGAPRPPGGGFGAPRPPGGGGDDRKRGAPGGRRDEGRRGGAKRRGDGDDW from the coding sequence ATGGGTACGAAGCTCTACGTGGGCAACCTGAACTACAACACGAACGAGGAATCGCTCCGGCAGCTCTTCGGCAGCAACGGCCGCGAAGTCGCCAGCGTCTCGGTCATCATGGATCGTGAGACCGGGCGCTCCCGCGGCTTCGCGTTCGTCGAGATGGCCACGGCCGAGTTCGCCGAGCAGGCGCTGAAGGAGCTCGACGGCGCTGACCTCGACGGCCGCGCCCTGCGCATCAACGAAGCGCGCGAGCGCGACGCGCGCGGGCCGCGCTCGTTCGGCGGCCCACCTGGCGGAGGTGGCGGCGGCGGTAGCTATACGCCGCGCCCGCCCGGCGGTGGCTACACGCCGCGCCCGCCCGGCGCCGGCTTCGGCGCGCCCCGTCCGCCCGGTGGGGGCTTCGGCGCGCCCCGTCCGCCTGGCGGCGGCGGCGACGATCGCAAGCGCGGCGCGCCCGGCGGGCGCCGCGACGAGGGCCGCCGCGGCGGCGCCAAGCGCCGCGGCGACGGCGACGACTGGTAG
- a CDS encoding RluA family pseudouridine synthase, which translates to MADTVRFTIAADGDGTRLDQALAAGVPGLSRRRARALIDLGGVFVDRARVKVASRPVRAGQVIEATLGGAFERAVAPGPAAPEPLLPIVYEDEHLLVVDKPAGMVTAPTPESDRGDALDRLRRRPGGGEVFLVHRIDRPTSGLLVFARTAAANRILAARFVAHDLTRAYVAIVAGAVPATVTTIDRPVAGQRAVTHVEAIAPLAGGRASEVRLRLETGRTHQIRVHLAELGHAVLGDHQHGDEVARRFRPRPPRLALHAAHLGFRHPITDAPLAWDSPLPPDLATWRAALADEPTP; encoded by the coding sequence GTGGCCGACACCGTCCGCTTCACGATCGCCGCCGACGGCGACGGCACCCGCCTCGACCAGGCGCTCGCGGCCGGCGTGCCCGGGCTGTCGCGCCGCCGCGCCCGCGCGCTGATCGACCTCGGCGGCGTGTTCGTCGATCGCGCCCGGGTCAAGGTCGCCAGCCGCCCGGTCCGGGCCGGCCAGGTGATCGAGGCCACGCTCGGCGGCGCGTTCGAGCGCGCGGTCGCGCCCGGCCCGGCGGCGCCCGAGCCGCTCCTGCCGATCGTCTACGAGGACGAGCACCTGCTCGTCGTCGACAAGCCCGCCGGCATGGTGACCGCGCCGACGCCCGAGAGCGACCGCGGCGACGCGCTCGATCGCCTGCGCCGACGCCCGGGCGGCGGCGAGGTGTTCCTGGTCCACCGCATCGATCGACCGACCAGCGGCCTGCTGGTGTTCGCGCGCACCGCCGCGGCCAACCGGATCCTCGCGGCGCGGTTCGTCGCCCACGACCTGACCCGGGCCTACGTCGCGATCGTGGCCGGGGCGGTGCCGGCGACGGTGACCACGATCGATCGTCCGGTCGCCGGACAGCGCGCGGTGACCCACGTCGAGGCGATCGCGCCGCTGGCCGGGGGCCGCGCCAGCGAGGTCCGGCTGCGGCTCGAGACCGGCCGCACCCACCAGATCCGCGTGCACCTGGCCGAGCTCGGGCACGCGGTGCTGGGCGATCACCAGCACGGCGACGAGGTCGCGCGGCGCTTTCGACCGCGGCCGCCGCGGCTGGCCCTGCACGCGGCCCACCTCGGGTTCCGGCACCCCATCACCGACGCGCCGCTGGCGTGGGACAGCCCGCTGCCGCCCGATCTGGCGACGTGGCGCGCCGCGCTCGCCGACGAGCCGACGCCGTGA
- a CDS encoding ABC transporter permease subunit produces the protein MKHVLKLTRWELWKLARRPSSYVGFVLCLVFSAVALIGFEWSQYKGKKIGGLAIDPSQYLNGPFFANFVLNIGFFALLPLVAATVAGSQLAGESKDGTLRALLVRPPSRTAVYLAKALASLIWLELMVIFLCLLALLIGHVAYGGGSLLIYIWEFREDGFWIVPAGDWPALMALACLGAGAALAIIIAASLCISAVTDNPVVAHVGTLGGFFISSVLQRLPDQLMGASFKQALPTTHMNFWHELYRWYHPGGSTVDHGRLWTDVAWCGGLTLAFFTLGLVLFRRRDLTT, from the coding sequence GTGAAGCACGTGCTCAAGCTCACCCGCTGGGAGCTGTGGAAGCTGGCGCGGCGGCCGTCGTCGTACGTCGGCTTCGTGCTGTGCCTGGTGTTCTCGGCCGTCGCGCTGATCGGCTTCGAGTGGTCACAGTACAAGGGCAAGAAGATCGGCGGGCTCGCGATCGATCCGTCGCAGTACTTGAACGGCCCGTTCTTCGCGAACTTCGTCCTCAACATCGGCTTCTTCGCGCTCTTGCCGCTGGTGGCGGCGACCGTGGCCGGCAGCCAGCTCGCCGGCGAGAGCAAGGACGGCACGCTGCGCGCGCTCTTGGTGCGACCGCCGTCGCGGACCGCGGTGTACCTGGCCAAGGCCCTGGCGAGCCTGATCTGGCTCGAGCTGATGGTGATCTTCCTGTGCCTGCTCGCGCTCCTGATCGGCCACGTCGCCTACGGCGGCGGCTCGCTGCTCATCTACATCTGGGAGTTCCGCGAGGACGGCTTCTGGATCGTGCCGGCCGGCGACTGGCCGGCGCTGATGGCGCTGGCGTGCCTGGGCGCGGGCGCGGCGCTGGCGATCATCATCGCGGCGTCGCTGTGCATCTCGGCGGTGACCGACAACCCGGTCGTGGCCCACGTCGGCACGCTCGGCGGCTTCTTCATCTCGTCGGTGCTGCAGCGCCTGCCCGATCAGCTCATGGGCGCGTCGTTCAAGCAGGCGCTGCCCACGACCCACATGAACTTCTGGCACGAGCTGTACCGCTGGTACCACCCGGGCGGCTCGACGGTCGATCACGGTCGGCTCTGGACCGACGTCGCCTGGTGCGGCGGCCTGACCCTGGCGTTCTTCACGCTCGGGCTGGTGCTGTTCCGCCGCCGCGACCTCACCACCTGA
- a CDS encoding TIGR01459 family HAD-type hydrolase yields MVPQAARFAELVERYEGFLFDAYGVLVDAQGPAPGAAAALAAVRAAGKPLAVVTNDASRLPATAAARFAGLGLAIAEAEVVSSGDLLGPHAARHGLIGARALVLGTGDARAYGRAAGLEVVEISDDAAIDALVICDDAGFEFLPGMNAAVTACVRALDAGRPLALVVANPDLVFPRGAGALGFTAGTMATMIEAVLGRRYAAPPRFVALGKPAPAIFTEARARIGVTQPVLMVGDQLETDIAGARAVGLDAALVAGVSVWRAGVAPPERAPHWLLERL; encoded by the coding sequence GTGGTGCCACAGGCTGCGCGGTTCGCCGAGCTGGTCGAGCGTTACGAGGGGTTCCTGTTCGACGCGTACGGCGTCCTGGTCGACGCGCAGGGGCCGGCGCCGGGCGCGGCCGCGGCGCTGGCGGCGGTGCGGGCGGCCGGCAAGCCGCTGGCGGTGGTCACCAACGACGCGTCGCGGCTGCCGGCCACCGCCGCCGCGCGGTTCGCCGGGCTCGGGCTGGCGATCGCCGAGGCCGAGGTGGTGTCGTCGGGGGATCTGCTGGGGCCGCACGCGGCGCGCCACGGTCTGATCGGGGCCCGCGCGCTGGTGCTCGGCACCGGCGACGCGCGCGCGTACGGGCGCGCGGCCGGGCTCGAGGTCGTCGAGATCTCCGACGACGCGGCGATCGACGCGCTGGTCATCTGCGACGACGCCGGCTTCGAGTTCCTGCCCGGCATGAACGCGGCGGTGACCGCGTGCGTGCGCGCGCTCGACGCCGGGCGGCCGCTGGCGCTGGTGGTCGCCAACCCCGACCTGGTGTTCCCGCGCGGCGCCGGCGCGCTCGGCTTCACCGCGGGCACGATGGCGACGATGATCGAGGCGGTGCTGGGGCGGCGCTACGCGGCGCCGCCGCGGTTCGTCGCCCTGGGCAAGCCGGCGCCGGCGATCTTCACCGAGGCGCGGGCGCGCATCGGCGTGACCCAGCCGGTGCTGATGGTCGGCGATCAGCTCGAGACCGACATCGCCGGGGCCCGCGCGGTCGGCCTCGACGCGGCGCTGGTCGCGGGGGTGTCGGTGTGGCGGGCGGGCGTCGCGCCGCCCGAGCGCGCGCCGCACTGGCTGCTCGAGCGGCTGTGA
- a CDS encoding MFS transporter codes for MTTPAQSTMPWWREPTRGQWASFAAAWVGWVLDAFDFTIYILVMSDIAKEFGVGTAAVAGSLTLTLLVRLAGGGVAGWMADRWGRRLPLMLSLVWFAVFDAAIFFAPSFTWVLVFRTLFGFGMGAEWTAGTALAMESFPARSRKIASGLLQAGWPVGFFLAAITAYFVVPAWGWRSMFLIAVAPALLVLPIRFMVPDDRAHASAATTASKGALRDLWVPAVRTRIVLGAIVMALGFVVYYGLTTTHSLIQLRELGLSQQTAFANVCWFQVGMLVGVIVAGIVADRFGVIAALVTPALLMVPALPLFVGAYPGLVTVGAVLGGLLGAGYSGVTPVLVTSLFPEHVRARAIGLVYHLGALLAAFVPWGIPALAARMDWKLSTAVEVVVGAGLVAMAAAVFGLRRMLAPTTSPIDVEDAPAVAAAIVDAPAVEVPALAVAVPPPAVDAARPAAHLS; via the coding sequence ATGACGACGCCGGCTCAGTCGACCATGCCGTGGTGGAGAGAACCGACCCGGGGCCAGTGGGCCTCGTTCGCGGCCGCGTGGGTGGGCTGGGTGCTCGATGCCTTCGACTTCACCATCTACATCCTGGTGATGTCGGACATCGCCAAGGAGTTCGGCGTCGGCACCGCCGCGGTGGCGGGGTCGCTGACCTTGACCCTGCTGGTGCGCCTGGCCGGCGGCGGCGTGGCCGGGTGGATGGCCGACCGCTGGGGCCGGCGCCTGCCGCTGATGCTGTCGCTGGTCTGGTTCGCGGTCTTCGACGCCGCGATCTTCTTCGCGCCGTCGTTCACGTGGGTGCTGGTGTTCCGCACGCTGTTCGGGTTCGGCATGGGCGCGGAGTGGACCGCCGGCACCGCGCTGGCGATGGAGAGCTTCCCGGCGCGCAGCCGCAAGATCGCCTCGGGCCTGCTCCAGGCCGGCTGGCCGGTCGGGTTCTTCCTGGCCGCGATCACCGCGTACTTCGTCGTGCCGGCCTGGGGCTGGCGCTCGATGTTCCTGATCGCGGTGGCGCCGGCGCTGCTGGTGCTGCCGATCCGCTTCATGGTGCCCGACGACCGCGCCCACGCGTCGGCCGCGACCACGGCGTCGAAGGGCGCGCTGCGCGATCTGTGGGTGCCGGCGGTGCGCACGCGCATCGTCCTCGGCGCGATCGTGATGGCGCTCGGCTTCGTCGTCTACTACGGCCTGACCACGACCCACTCGCTGATCCAGCTGCGCGAGCTGGGGCTGTCGCAGCAGACCGCGTTCGCGAACGTGTGCTGGTTCCAGGTCGGCATGCTGGTCGGCGTGATCGTCGCCGGCATCGTGGCCGATCGCTTCGGCGTGATCGCCGCGCTGGTGACGCCGGCGCTGCTGATGGTGCCGGCGCTGCCGCTGTTCGTCGGCGCGTACCCGGGCCTGGTCACCGTGGGCGCGGTCCTGGGCGGCCTGCTCGGCGCCGGCTACTCGGGCGTCACGCCGGTGCTGGTGACCAGCCTGTTCCCCGAGCACGTCCGGGCCCGCGCGATCGGGCTGGTCTACCACCTGGGCGCGCTCCTGGCCGCGTTCGTCCCGTGGGGCATCCCCGCGCTCGCCGCGCGCATGGACTGGAAGCTGTCGACCGCGGTCGAGGTCGTCGTCGGCGCCGGGCTCGTGGCGATGGCCGCGGCGGTGTTCGGCCTGCGGCGCATGCTGGCGCCGACCACCAGCCCGATCGACGTCGAGGACGCGCCCGCGGTGGCCGCGGCGATCGTCGACGCGCCGGCGGTCGAGGTGCCGGCGCTGGCGGTCGCGGTCCCGCCGCCCGCCGTCGACGCGGCGCGTCCAGCCGCGCACCTGTCGTAG
- a CDS encoding class I SAM-dependent methyltransferase, giving the protein MSADLDLCALAGATAAIYQRQAARFDAERSRSLRERGWLARLAALVPARGAILDVGCGAGEPIAAHLVQAGFAVTGVDVVDAMLALARARHPTGDWRHADMRSLDLPERFDGIIGWNSFFHLTPEEQRRTLPRLVAHLRPRGALMLTVGHVAGEVTGVVGGERVYHASLAPAEYEAVIAELGLEVVLFTREDPACDHHTVLLARARG; this is encoded by the coding sequence ATGTCAGCTGACCTCGACCTCTGCGCGCTCGCCGGCGCGACCGCCGCGATCTATCAACGTCAGGCCGCGCGCTTCGACGCGGAGCGGTCGCGGTCGCTGCGCGAGCGCGGTTGGCTGGCGCGGTTGGCGGCGTTGGTGCCGGCGCGGGGCGCGATCCTCGACGTGGGCTGCGGCGCGGGCGAGCCGATCGCCGCGCACCTCGTGCAGGCGGGGTTCGCGGTCACCGGCGTCGACGTCGTCGACGCGATGCTGGCCCTCGCGCGCGCGCGGCACCCGACCGGCGACTGGCGTCACGCCGACATGCGCTCGTTGGATCTACCCGAGCGCTTCGACGGCATCATCGGCTGGAACAGCTTCTTCCACCTCACGCCCGAGGAGCAGCGGCGCACCCTGCCGCGCCTCGTCGCCCACCTGCGGCCCCGCGGCGCGCTGATGCTGACCGTCGGCCACGTCGCCGGCGAGGTCACGGGCGTGGTCGGCGGCGAGCGCGTCTACCACGCCAGCCTGGCGCCGGCCGAGTACGAGGCGGTGATCGCCGAGCTGGGGCTCGAGGTCGTGCTGTTCACGCGCGAGGATCCGGCGTGCGATCACCACACCGTGCTGCTGGCCCGCGCGCGCGGGTGA
- a CDS encoding methyltransferase domain-containing protein yields the protein MSASATAFVGSIPELYDRHLGPVLFEPYARELARRLPPGPLRILEIAAGTGRLTRQLLAALPATGAVIATDLNPPMLVEAAQRITDARVTWRQADAQALPLAAGEVDVVACQFGLMFVPDKAQAVREMRRVLRPGGRALISTWDALGRNVASRILHALAVALAPDDPPAFMLTPFSMFDPAALHALFGAAGFAEVRVETVEVIGESPSAADFAIGLVRGNPLWLQLVERGVDAPAFERQVTAALVAEFGDCPCRHPLSAHVVTAIA from the coding sequence ATGAGCGCCTCCGCCACCGCCTTCGTCGGGTCGATCCCGGAGCTCTACGATCGCCACCTCGGCCCGGTGCTGTTCGAGCCGTACGCGCGCGAGCTGGCGCGGCGACTGCCGCCGGGGCCGCTCCGGATCCTCGAGATCGCGGCGGGGACGGGACGGCTCACCCGGCAGCTGCTCGCGGCGCTCCCGGCGACCGGCGCGGTCATCGCGACCGATCTCAACCCGCCGATGCTGGTCGAGGCCGCGCAGCGGATCACCGACGCGCGGGTGACCTGGCGTCAGGCCGACGCGCAGGCGCTGCCGCTGGCCGCGGGCGAGGTCGACGTCGTCGCGTGCCAGTTCGGCCTGATGTTCGTGCCCGACAAGGCGCAGGCGGTCCGCGAGATGCGCCGGGTGCTCCGGCCGGGTGGTCGGGCGCTGATCAGCACCTGGGACGCGCTCGGTCGCAACGTCGCGTCGCGGATCCTGCACGCGCTGGCGGTGGCGCTGGCGCCCGACGATCCGCCCGCGTTCATGCTGACCCCGTTCTCGATGTTCGATCCGGCCGCGCTGCACGCGCTGTTCGGGGCCGCCGGGTTCGCCGAGGTGCGGGTCGAGACGGTCGAGGTCATCGGCGAGAGCCCGTCGGCGGCGGACTTCGCGATCGGCCTGGTCCGCGGCAACCCGCTGTGGCTCCAGCTGGTCGAGCGGGGCGTCGACGCGCCGGCCTTCGAGCGCCAGGTCACCGCTGCGCTCGTCGCCGAGTTCGGCGACTGTCCGTGTCGGCACCCGCTGTCGGCGCACGTCGTCACGGCGATCGCCTGA
- a CDS encoding thymidylate synthase gives MVPYLDLLRQVLQDGERRTDRTGVGTVSIFGAQSRYDLRDGFPIVTTKKVLFPAVVRELLWFLRGSTNIHDDLTQHTPIWDAWADERGDLGPIYGHQWRRWGADDDRPGIDQLAEAVRMIRTDPTSRRIIVSAWNVADLPKMKLPPCHAFFQLYVSGDWLDLQLYQRSADLALGVPFNIASYALLLAMIAQDTGKRPRYFIHTLGDAHIYANHLDGVQQQLTRAPMPLPRLVLADKPMLELGFEDISLEGYQHHPFIKFAVAV, from the coding sequence ATGGTCCCGTACCTCGATCTGCTGCGCCAGGTGCTCCAGGACGGCGAGCGCCGCACCGATCGCACCGGCGTCGGCACGGTGTCGATCTTCGGCGCCCAGAGCCGCTACGACCTCCGCGACGGCTTCCCGATCGTCACCACCAAGAAGGTGCTGTTCCCGGCGGTGGTGCGCGAGCTGCTGTGGTTCCTGCGCGGGTCCACCAACATCCACGACGACCTCACGCAGCACACGCCGATCTGGGACGCGTGGGCCGACGAGCGCGGCGACCTCGGGCCGATCTACGGCCACCAGTGGCGTCGGTGGGGCGCCGACGACGACCGGCCCGGCATCGATCAGCTGGCCGAGGCGGTGCGGATGATCCGGACCGATCCGACGTCGCGCCGCATCATCGTCAGCGCATGGAACGTGGCCGATCTGCCGAAGATGAAGCTGCCGCCGTGCCACGCGTTCTTCCAGCTCTACGTCAGCGGCGACTGGCTCGACCTCCAGCTCTACCAGCGCTCGGCCGACCTGGCGCTGGGCGTGCCGTTCAACATCGCGTCGTACGCGCTCTTGCTGGCGATGATCGCCCAGGACACCGGCAAGCGACCGCGCTACTTCATCCACACGCTCGGCGACGCCCACATCTACGCCAACCACCTCGACGGCGTGCAGCAGCAACTCACCCGGGCACCGATGCCCCTGCCGCGGCTGGTCCTGGCCGACAAGCCGATGCTCGAGCTCGGGTTCGAGGACATCTCGCTCGAGGGCTACCAGCACCATCCGTTCATCAAGTTCGCGGTCGCGGTGTAG
- a CDS encoding DUF3127 domain-containing protein, protein MGHEISGKLHAIFDTTQVSERFTKREFVVELTDNPKYPQLVQFQLTGDRCGQLDGMSVGDEVTLEFSLRGREWKSPRGETKYFNSLDVWRIEQGRGSGGGGRGGGGGGGGRRDDRRDDPRGGRGGGSTRPPASAPRDPRDGDVPPLSDDDRPFGGGTREIVDDDLPF, encoded by the coding sequence ATGGGCCACGAGATCTCCGGCAAGCTCCACGCGATCTTCGACACGACGCAGGTGTCGGAGCGGTTCACCAAGCGCGAGTTCGTCGTCGAGCTGACCGACAACCCCAAGTACCCGCAGCTGGTGCAGTTCCAGCTCACCGGCGATCGCTGCGGCCAGCTCGATGGCATGAGCGTCGGCGACGAGGTCACGCTCGAGTTCAGCCTGCGCGGCCGCGAGTGGAAGAGCCCGCGCGGCGAGACCAAGTACTTCAACAGCCTCGACGTCTGGCGGATCGAGCAGGGGCGCGGCAGCGGCGGCGGCGGTCGCGGCGGCGGCGGCGGCGGTGGTGGTCGGCGCGACGATCGCCGCGACGATCCGCGCGGTGGTCGCGGCGGCGGCTCGACCCGGCCGCCGGCGAGCGCGCCGCGCGATCCGCGCGACGGCGACGTGCCGCCGCTGTCGGACGACGATCGGCCCTTCGGCGGCGGGACGCGCGAGATCGTCGACGACGATCTGCCGTTCTGA